CTCCCAACACTACCCGGTACGGGAGTTGGGAGCGGGAGTCGACTCTATTCGTCCCGGTGAACGGTCGCCGGCGAGAAGGCCGGCAGGCAGACGGCGACGTACTCCGCGCCTTCCGGCCCCGGCGTGCTGTAGCGGATCCACTCCCCAGGGCTCGTCACGACGGCCTGCCCGGCGTTGACGTCGAGCACCCCGCCTTTGTGCTCGACTCGCAGCGAGCCTTTCAACACGACGGTGATTTCCTCGAACTGCGGCGTCTGACCCGGTTCTTCCCATCCGGTCGGTGAAATCATGCGCGCCACGCTGACGGCCGAGTGGCCCGAGTTCACGCGTCCGGCGAATTCCTGAATCTGCTTGGGCTTCGTGCCCACGCAGTCGATCACGGTCGGCTTCTCGATCAGTTTCGGCATGGTGTCTCTCTAATCGA
The DNA window shown above is from Vicinamibacterales bacterium and carries:
- a CDS encoding cupin domain-containing protein encodes the protein MPKLIEKPTVIDCVGTKPKQIQEFAGRVNSGHSAVSVARMISPTGWEEPGQTPQFEEITVVLKGSLRVEHKGGVLDVNAGQAVVTSPGEWIRYSTPGPEGAEYVAVCLPAFSPATVHRDE